A genomic stretch from Deltaproteobacteria bacterium HGW-Deltaproteobacteria-18 includes:
- the nth gene encoding endonuclease III translates to MKVSSITARARAVRERLARRYPTPRTELFWSTPWELLVATILSAQCTDARVNMVTPGLFATWKTVEEMAKADPAQIESVIRSTGFFRNKAKNLHASAVRIVAEFDGQVPRTMQEMLTLPGVARKTANVVLSNAFGVHAGIAVDTHVKRISFRLGLTRQTSPDKVEQDLLKLFPQESWGAVNHYLVLFGREVCTARKPDCDACELADLCPRTGVTSRSASPTTKNKA, encoded by the coding sequence TTTCATCCATCACCGCACGCGCCCGAGCCGTTCGCGAACGGCTGGCCCGGCGCTATCCCACGCCACGGACCGAACTGTTCTGGTCCACCCCGTGGGAACTCCTTGTGGCCACGATCCTTTCGGCCCAGTGTACGGACGCGCGGGTCAACATGGTCACGCCTGGCCTGTTTGCCACCTGGAAAACCGTGGAAGAGATGGCCAAGGCCGACCCGGCGCAGATCGAGAGCGTCATCCGCTCCACCGGGTTTTTCCGCAACAAGGCCAAAAACCTGCATGCATCTGCAGTGCGCATCGTGGCGGAATTCGACGGCCAAGTGCCGCGCACCATGCAAGAGATGCTGACCCTGCCCGGTGTGGCCCGCAAGACGGCCAACGTCGTCCTGTCCAATGCCTTCGGCGTGCACGCGGGCATCGCCGTGGACACCCATGTCAAGCGCATCAGCTTTCGCCTCGGGTTGACCCGCCAGACCAGCCCGGACAAGGTCGAACAGGATCTGCTCAAACTTTTCCCCCAGGAAAGCTGGGGTGCGGTCAACCACTATCTTGTCCTGTTCGGCCGGGAGGTCTGTACCGCGCGCAAGCCGGATTGCGACGCCTGCGAACTCGCGGACCTCTGTCCGCGGACCGGGGTTACCTCCCGCTCCGCCTCACCCACAACGAAAAACAAAGCGTAA